From Acidipropionibacterium acidipropionici, one genomic window encodes:
- the ftsR gene encoding transcriptional regulator FtsR: protein MPGPVRSIGQVMKLLKPDFPDLSISKIRFLESEGLLSPERAPSGYRKYSRADVDRLRYILTCQRDNFQPLKVIREHLEMIDRGEEPPAVEPPAPPGASGGEEEHLGIGAPRGPIRMKRRELIRASGITEAQLVELERHQLVRTKRGQDWYGQEALMVCVASRRLRAFGMDTRHLRALRQAAEREAGMIEQTVLPHVRHREQAGEIASQVTQLVLHAHAAMVYDLLEH from the coding sequence ATGCCCGGGCCGGTGCGGAGCATCGGGCAGGTGATGAAGCTCCTCAAGCCGGACTTCCCCGACCTCTCCATCTCGAAGATCCGATTCCTGGAGTCGGAGGGGCTGCTGAGCCCTGAACGGGCTCCGTCCGGGTATCGCAAGTACTCCAGGGCCGATGTCGACCGGCTGCGCTACATCCTGACGTGCCAGCGTGACAACTTCCAGCCGCTCAAGGTGATCCGTGAGCATCTGGAGATGATCGACCGCGGCGAGGAGCCGCCCGCCGTCGAGCCGCCGGCCCCGCCCGGTGCGTCGGGCGGCGAGGAGGAGCACCTCGGCATCGGCGCTCCCCGCGGCCCGATCAGGATGAAGAGGCGGGAGCTGATCCGCGCCAGCGGCATCACCGAGGCCCAGCTGGTGGAGCTGGAGCGCCACCAGCTGGTGCGCACCAAGCGCGGCCAGGACTGGTACGGCCAGGAGGCGCTCATGGTGTGCGTGGCCTCCCGGCGGCTGCGGGCCTTCGGGATGGACACCCGCCATCTGCGGGCACTGCGGCAGGCGGCAGAGCGGGAGGCGGGCATGATCGAGCAGACCGTGCTGCCCCATGTGCGCCACCGTGAGCAGGCCGGCGAGATCGCCTCCCAGGTGACCCAGCTGGTGCTGCACGCCCATGCCGCCATGGTCTACGACCTGCTGGAGCACTGA
- a CDS encoding bifunctional nuclease family protein, which translates to MVDLEVVGIRLDQISQSPILLMKESGGSRHLALWIGAAEAASIAQARDGLTPPRPLTHDLLASVLVELGHPRPELVITEVVDGVWHGEMRLAGHTVTARPSDLVAVAVRLGATVTCPEELLEESGILLDESPQDEVERFKEFLDHVSPDDFED; encoded by the coding sequence ATGGTCGATCTCGAGGTCGTGGGCATCCGGCTGGACCAGATCTCACAGTCCCCGATCCTGCTCATGAAGGAGTCCGGGGGGAGCCGGCATCTCGCGCTGTGGATCGGGGCCGCCGAGGCCGCCTCGATCGCCCAGGCCCGTGACGGCCTCACGCCGCCCCGTCCCCTGACCCATGACCTGCTGGCCTCAGTGCTGGTCGAACTGGGCCATCCCCGCCCCGAACTGGTCATCACAGAGGTCGTCGACGGCGTCTGGCACGGGGAGATGCGGCTGGCCGGGCACACCGTGACCGCCCGGCCCTCGGACCTGGTCGCGGTGGCGGTCCGGCTGGGGGCCACGGTGACCTGCCCCGAGGAGTTGTTGGAGGAGTCCGGTATCCTTCTGGACGAGTCCCCGCAGGACGAGGTGGAGAGGTTCAAGGAGTTCCTCGACCACGTCAGTCCCGACGACTTCGAGGACTGA
- a CDS encoding FHA domain-containing protein: MIESEDGEMNECQRCGQANAGDANFCSRCGARLGAAADIPGDNTGVIPVMTEEVAADAPELSGDDLSAIEELPEGTALLVVQRGPNVGSRFLLDHEVTTAGRSTHSDIFLDDITVSRHHVKFILKDGRVYVEDQGSLNGTYVNRTLVDGSALLRDGDEVQIGKFRMTFHTGGRGLH, translated from the coding sequence ACGAGTGCCAGAGATGCGGGCAGGCCAATGCCGGCGACGCCAATTTCTGCTCGCGCTGCGGGGCGCGGCTGGGAGCGGCCGCCGACATCCCCGGCGACAACACCGGGGTGATCCCGGTGATGACCGAGGAGGTCGCCGCCGACGCCCCCGAGCTGTCGGGCGATGACCTGTCGGCGATCGAGGAGCTGCCCGAGGGCACCGCTCTGCTGGTGGTCCAGCGGGGTCCCAATGTGGGATCGCGGTTCCTGCTGGACCATGAGGTCACCACCGCCGGCCGCAGCACCCACTCCGACATCTTCCTCGACGACATCACCGTCTCGCGCCACCACGTCAAGTTCATCCTCAAGGACGGCCGCGTCTACGTCGAGGACCAGGGCAGTCTCAACGGCACCTACGTCAACCGCACCCTGGTCGACGGCTCGGCGCTGCTGCGCGACGGCGACGAGGTCCAGATCGGCAAGTTCCGGATGACCTTCCACACCGGCGGGCGCGGACTGCACTGA